A window of Candidatus Izemoplasma sp. contains these coding sequences:
- a CDS encoding glycosyl hydrolase family 65 protein has translation MIKTYKDITEQNLLIDESLFSTANRRFGVRGALAEGVKSHFNTYRDCLINGVYETYPYTYGEKGKGYPDNGQFIIALPDIQTIYIKVAGDILNLDHANITSMTRVFDTTTGKVSRQTTYQKDTFIFHVKETRITPFDHPNLYIAKYTVETENYDGQIELVSTINNKRRKNEHVHDPRFHESNQLTHTFELIDDNTVKTSTIHTNFHIYFGMYHSCEMTYEQSQEGELLTAKKYHHLTKDSPVSVTKYVVITSSIYETNPYSENKKMLNILPNKSIDDYSNTVTQSIFIKDNTVITEALNYNLYQLYASGPSDNYHSIPAKGLSGKGYEGHYFWDSEMYMFPYFLLTAPKEAKALLLFRYNTLDKARQEAKKLNHSIGVKFPWRTINGDEVSPYFPAGTAQYHINAIIAIQFLNYYFVTDDEEFLLKKGFEVIYKTALVYLEIGHFHDGKFHINNVTGPDEYTAIVNNNYYTNSLAKYHIEALIKVYNTHKDKIDIQVNKNHLKRLKEAAEKMVIPYNATVDINPQDEAFMQKKKLNLETAKRPLLLHMHPLTIYRHQVCKQADTILSHMLLNNEKRSTMYNSLKYYQDITIHDSSLSKCIFSVMNSRIGDLDTGYAYFKQQLMTDLNNAHKNTQHGLHIANMGGTYLTVVYGFLGLHISEGGISLAPKLPGDIKEYDVSLIYKGAHITISVKENISIKTDKEISLDIYGQKYVISNETRLKLSSNA, from the coding sequence ATGATTAAAACTTACAAGGACATAACAGAACAAAATCTACTCATTGATGAAAGTTTGTTTAGTACTGCTAATAGGCGATTTGGCGTTCGAGGCGCACTTGCTGAAGGTGTGAAGTCACACTTCAATACTTACAGAGATTGTCTCATCAACGGGGTCTATGAAACCTATCCATACACCTATGGTGAAAAAGGCAAAGGATATCCCGATAATGGACAATTTATCATTGCCCTACCAGACATTCAAACGATTTATATTAAAGTAGCAGGCGACATTCTAAATCTAGATCATGCCAATATTACATCTATGACGCGAGTATTTGATACTACAACAGGAAAGGTTTCTCGACAAACAACGTATCAAAAAGATACCTTTATTTTCCATGTTAAAGAGACTCGCATCACTCCATTTGACCATCCGAACTTATACATTGCAAAATACACAGTTGAAACCGAAAACTATGATGGGCAAATAGAACTTGTATCAACCATCAATAATAAACGCAGGAAAAATGAACATGTTCACGATCCAAGATTTCATGAATCCAACCAACTCACACATACCTTTGAACTCATAGATGATAACACCGTAAAAACCTCAACAATACATACCAATTTTCATATTTATTTCGGGATGTATCATTCTTGTGAGATGACGTATGAACAATCCCAAGAAGGAGAGTTGTTAACCGCTAAAAAATACCATCATCTAACAAAAGACTCACCGGTATCAGTGACTAAATATGTCGTGATAACAAGTTCAATCTATGAAACAAATCCATATTCAGAAAATAAAAAAATGCTTAACATATTACCTAATAAATCAATTGATGATTATAGTAACACTGTTACCCAATCTATTTTCATCAAAGACAATACAGTAATCACAGAAGCACTCAATTATAATTTGTATCAACTTTATGCGAGTGGACCCAGTGATAATTACCACAGTATACCCGCTAAAGGACTTAGTGGAAAAGGCTATGAGGGCCATTACTTTTGGGACAGTGAAATGTATATGTTTCCCTACTTTTTACTTACCGCTCCCAAAGAAGCCAAGGCATTATTATTGTTTCGTTATAACACCTTAGATAAAGCGAGGCAAGAAGCTAAAAAATTGAATCACAGTATAGGCGTTAAATTCCCCTGGCGAACCATCAATGGAGATGAAGTATCTCCGTATTTCCCAGCAGGGACTGCGCAATACCATATTAATGCGATTATCGCCATTCAGTTTTTAAATTATTATTTTGTGACTGACGATGAGGAATTTCTCTTAAAGAAGGGGTTTGAAGTCATTTACAAAACAGCGTTAGTGTATCTAGAAATCGGACATTTTCATGATGGCAAGTTTCATATCAACAATGTGACAGGACCCGATGAATACACTGCAATAGTTAACAATAACTATTACACAAACAGTTTAGCAAAATATCACATTGAAGCCCTCATTAAAGTTTATAATACCCACAAAGATAAGATTGACATACAAGTTAATAAAAATCACCTAAAACGTTTAAAAGAAGCAGCAGAGAAAATGGTTATACCCTACAATGCAACAGTTGATATTAACCCACAAGATGAAGCGTTCATGCAGAAAAAGAAACTGAACTTAGAAACGGCCAAACGACCATTATTATTACATATGCATCCATTAACCATTTACAGACATCAAGTCTGTAAACAAGCCGATACTATTTTGTCGCATATGTTACTCAATAATGAAAAGCGTTCCACAATGTATAACTCGCTAAAATATTATCAAGATATTACCATCCATGACTCAAGTTTATCAAAGTGTATCTTCAGTGTGATGAACAGTCGTATTGGGGATCTTGATACAGGGTATGCGTATTTCAAACAGCAACTTATGACAGATTTAAATAATGCTCATAAAAACACACAACATGGGTTACATATAGCTAATATGGGTGGTACTTACTTAACTGTTGTTTACGGATTTTTAGGGCTTCATATTAGTGAAGGCGGAATTTCATTAGCGCCTAAACTACCTGGAGATATCAAAGAATATGACGTGTCGCTCATTTATAAAGGCGCACACATTACCATTTCTGTTAAAGAGAATATTTCAATCAAAACAGATAAAGAAATATCTCTTGACATATATGGACAAAAATATGTTATTTCCAATGAAACACGATTAAAATTATCTTCAAACGCATAA
- a CDS encoding carbohydrate ABC transporter permease encodes MKRRKSTKILVLEILTFILLIIFFLPFILVILNAAKSYVSPNAVLILPETWGQIFLNIEEILNDDSVRYVESFFNSLLITSTSLMAIGVLSGMAAWVLVRRKTKYSFFIFMFFLSGLVIPFQVVMIPLVQQLTKLRALTGIPFKDTLWGVVLAYIGFGAPLSVFLFHGFIKSVPIDIEEAAIIDGCSKPQVFFKVVLPILKPIFVTLLVLNGMWIWNDFLLPSLVIGTGGNLQTIPMGIMSLAGSYVVPWHLLLTAVLLAALPAVVLFIFAQKYIIQGMTSGAIK; translated from the coding sequence ATGAAACGACGTAAAAGTACTAAAATACTTGTTTTAGAAATTTTAACTTTTATCTTATTAATTATATTCTTCCTACCCTTTATTCTTGTGATATTAAATGCTGCAAAATCGTATGTTAGTCCAAACGCAGTATTAATATTACCTGAAACATGGGGTCAAATATTCTTGAATATTGAAGAAATCTTAAATGATGACTCTGTTAGATATGTAGAATCATTCTTTAACTCATTACTTATCACATCGACTTCATTAATGGCAATTGGTGTGCTAAGCGGTATGGCTGCTTGGGTCTTAGTAAGACGAAAAACTAAATATTCATTCTTCATTTTTATGTTTTTCCTTTCAGGGCTCGTTATTCCATTCCAAGTTGTTATGATCCCACTTGTACAACAATTAACCAAACTAAGAGCCCTCACTGGTATTCCATTTAAAGATACCTTATGGGGTGTTGTTCTAGCATATATTGGATTTGGAGCACCACTTAGTGTGTTCTTATTCCATGGATTTATAAAATCAGTGCCCATCGATATTGAAGAAGCAGCCATCATTGATGGATGTTCTAAGCCACAAGTGTTTTTCAAAGTTGTGCTACCAATTTTAAAGCCAATATTTGTCACACTACTTGTCCTCAATGGTATGTGGATTTGGAACGACTTCCTACTCCCATCGTTAGTTATTGGGACAGGTGGTAACTTACAAACCATCCCAATGGGCATTATGTCACTCGCAGGTAGTTATGTTGTCCCATGGCACTTATTACTAACTGCGGTACTCTTAGCTGCATTGCCAGCTGTTGTGCTATTTATCTTTGCACAAAAGTATATTATTCAAGGTATGACATCAGGGGCGATCAAATAA
- a CDS encoding sugar ABC transporter permease: protein MKEKRQNIGQKILEKGLIPIFRIIVLILVVIVYTIVQSIHYIAKFIMYVIGWIGAKIKGKDYVGGADEIALRNEIVKEDVTHGKVYKFFENIFPDTTTWVNTVFTGRGDRAQNNRVFTFFLAPALGSFILMVIVPFFWGIYFSLTDFGGIGSADYVGLKNYQGILSEPRFYYSFYRTVLYAFLNIILINLVAFGLALLVTQKVKIKNFARAGFFLPNLIGGLVLGFIFQFIFAQVFVALGPYIPYFEKSFISDGATKSMIAILIVVTWQYSGYIMMIYVAALQNVPKQLIEASEIDGASPIQRLRHITLPLVAQAFTVAMFLTLVTSFKQFDTIFSMTGGGPTGKLPEFLQNIFNVSPISVRSLNLLAVNIYNEAFAFKNFGLGQAKAILFFVILLVISLLQVYYNKKREVEL, encoded by the coding sequence ATGAAAGAAAAACGACAAAATATTGGTCAAAAGATTCTCGAAAAAGGATTAATACCAATATTTAGAATCATTGTTTTAATTTTGGTTGTAATTGTATACACAATTGTCCAATCTATTCATTATATTGCTAAGTTTATTATGTATGTTATAGGCTGGATTGGGGCTAAAATTAAAGGAAAAGATTATGTTGGCGGTGCCGATGAAATAGCATTAAGAAATGAAATTGTAAAAGAAGATGTTACCCACGGAAAAGTATATAAATTTTTTGAAAATATTTTTCCAGATACAACAACGTGGGTAAATACGGTTTTTACTGGACGCGGAGATCGTGCACAAAATAACCGTGTGTTCACATTTTTCTTAGCACCTGCACTTGGAAGTTTTATTTTGATGGTCATCGTACCATTCTTTTGGGGAATTTATTTCTCATTAACAGATTTTGGAGGAATTGGATCGGCAGATTATGTGGGATTAAAAAATTATCAAGGTATCTTAAGTGAGCCGCGTTTCTATTATTCCTTTTACAGAACAGTGCTTTACGCATTCCTAAATATTATATTGATTAACTTAGTTGCCTTTGGTCTCGCATTACTTGTGACACAAAAGGTCAAAATTAAAAATTTTGCACGTGCTGGATTTTTCCTTCCCAACTTAATTGGTGGACTCGTCCTTGGTTTCATCTTCCAATTTATATTTGCACAAGTGTTCGTCGCACTTGGCCCATACATCCCTTACTTTGAAAAAAGTTTTATATCTGATGGTGCAACCAAGTCAATGATTGCGATTTTAATCGTAGTTACCTGGCAATATTCAGGATACATTATGATGATTTATGTCGCAGCACTTCAAAATGTTCCGAAACAGCTCATAGAAGCTTCGGAAATTGATGGTGCTAGTCCAATTCAACGCTTAAGACATATTACCTTACCACTCGTTGCACAAGCATTTACTGTCGCAATGTTTTTAACCCTTGTGACAAGTTTTAAACAATTTGATACCATATTCTCAATGACAGGTGGTGGACCAACTGGAAAGTTGCCAGAGTTCTTACAAAATATATTTAATGTTAGTCCTATTAGTGTCCGTTCACTTAACTTACTGGCTGTTAATATTTATAACGAAGCGTTTGCCTTCAAAAATTTTGGTTTAGGACAAGCAAAAGCCATTCTATTCTTTGTTATATTGCTTGTAATATCACTACTCCAAGTTTACTACAATAAGAAACGCGAGGTGGAATTATAA
- a CDS encoding LacI family DNA-binding transcriptional regulator encodes MSTIKDVAKKAGVGIATVSRVINDSGYVGAKTKEKVLKVIEDIGYHPNEIARSMTRQKNHIVAFVLPNNKHVFFSELLYELEQILFDDDYKLMLCNSSEETYKEIEFLNMLKNNRVDAVILLTNNDIEDEIDTDLPIISFDRVIEGIPLVASDNYTGGQLAADVLMEKGCKEFLFIGDDAQGINTTIQTEVSKRRIGFNERLKECGKTKIYNFEYPLGNYLIKREKALEVLDKYPNVDGIFAISDAVAFTLIRELENMGKRVPEDVKVIGFDGGRKFFDYGKKLSSIAQSPEKIAQALRDMIIKFYNNEPVKNVILPVEFIEGDTT; translated from the coding sequence ATGTCAACAATAAAAGATGTCGCAAAAAAAGCTGGCGTTGGAATTGCTACTGTATCCCGAGTCATTAATGATTCTGGTTATGTAGGCGCTAAAACAAAGGAGAAAGTACTTAAAGTGATTGAAGACATTGGGTATCATCCCAATGAAATTGCACGTTCTATGACCCGTCAAAAGAACCATATCGTTGCGTTTGTATTGCCAAACAACAAACATGTGTTCTTTAGTGAATTACTCTATGAGTTAGAACAAATTCTTTTTGATGATGACTATAAGTTAATGCTCTGTAATTCAAGTGAAGAAACTTATAAAGAAATAGAGTTTCTAAACATGCTTAAAAATAACCGTGTTGATGCCGTTATCCTATTAACTAATAACGATATTGAAGATGAAATTGACACCGATTTACCTATTATCTCATTTGATCGAGTGATTGAAGGTATCCCCCTTGTCGCATCTGATAACTATACAGGAGGACAACTTGCCGCAGACGTGTTAATGGAAAAAGGGTGTAAAGAGTTTTTATTTATTGGGGATGATGCCCAAGGTATAAACACGACTATCCAAACAGAAGTATCGAAACGTCGTATTGGATTTAATGAACGTTTAAAAGAATGTGGCAAAACAAAGATATACAATTTTGAGTATCCTCTTGGTAACTACCTTATTAAGAGAGAAAAGGCCTTAGAAGTACTGGATAAATACCCCAATGTAGATGGTATTTTTGCGATTAGTGATGCAGTAGCCTTTACGTTGATAAGAGAATTAGAAAACATGGGGAAACGCGTACCTGAAGATGTTAAAGTGATTGGATTTGATGGCGGTAGAAAGTTCTTTGACTATGGTAAAAAACTTAGTTCAATCGCTCAATCACCAGAAAAAATTGCCCAAGCACTGCGTGATATGATCATTAAATTTTACAATAATGAGCCCGTTAAAAATGTGATTCTTCCAGTGGAGTTTATAGAGGGAGATACAACCTAA
- a CDS encoding glycosyltransferase: MRLLFLNPQGNFDRNDSYWTEHPDFGGQLVYVKEIATELAKLGHQVDIVTRYIDDPDFPEFNGEIDQYPGIDNLRIIRLKCGPTNTFLNKEKLWPYLEEWVDHIIAFYKERNQTIDFATGHYGDGGLACAMLKDKEGIPYSFTGHSLGAQKFDKLNGNLTNYKQLDAKYNFTKRILAERTAMTYSDVIFVSTNQEKNEQYTHPLYNHYSSGKTFKVVPPGANTTVFAPIEESDIAKETTEKIDEVLARDINSDRLDLPIIIAASRLDSKKNHVGLLEAYAHDKSLQEKANILISLRGIENAFEGYEQASEDEKAILNQLMTIIKTHGLTGKVSFLNITSQYELADTYRYLTTKQGIFTLTALYEPFGLAPIEAMSTGLPVVVTKYGGPSNVLEKQGETFGVLVDVKDPEDVAAGFHKLLANYHYYKTQGRKRVLTNYTWKIAAKKYEEAIKTFRMPYDKIEIPKYFYSQNERDIDSTLLNTQYLDT, from the coding sequence ATGAGACTATTATTCTTAAACCCACAAGGGAACTTTGATCGTAATGATTCATATTGGACAGAACACCCTGATTTTGGCGGACAGTTGGTTTATGTAAAAGAAATCGCCACAGAACTTGCGAAATTAGGACATCAAGTTGACATTGTCACACGCTATATTGATGACCCCGATTTTCCTGAATTTAATGGTGAAATTGATCAATACCCCGGTATTGACAATCTACGTATCATTAGACTAAAGTGCGGTCCTACAAACACCTTTTTAAATAAAGAAAAGTTATGGCCATACCTTGAAGAATGGGTAGACCATATCATCGCGTTTTACAAAGAACGCAATCAAACCATCGATTTTGCGACAGGCCATTATGGCGATGGGGGTCTAGCTTGTGCAATGTTGAAAGACAAAGAAGGCATTCCTTATTCATTTACTGGCCATTCACTCGGCGCACAAAAATTTGATAAATTAAATGGCAATCTAACAAACTATAAACAATTAGATGCCAAATACAACTTTACAAAACGCATATTAGCTGAACGTACAGCTATGACATATAGTGATGTTATTTTTGTTTCAACAAACCAGGAAAAAAACGAACAATACACACACCCCTTATATAACCACTATTCAAGTGGCAAAACCTTTAAAGTCGTGCCACCTGGCGCAAATACAACCGTATTTGCACCAATTGAAGAATCAGATATCGCCAAAGAAACTACAGAAAAAATAGATGAGGTGTTAGCACGAGATATTAACTCAGATCGTCTTGATTTACCAATAATCATCGCAGCAAGTCGTTTAGATTCTAAAAAGAATCATGTTGGCTTACTCGAAGCCTACGCGCATGATAAATCTTTACAAGAAAAAGCGAATATACTCATATCTTTACGTGGAATTGAAAACGCATTTGAAGGCTACGAACAGGCATCCGAAGATGAAAAAGCCATTTTAAATCAGCTGATGACAATAATTAAAACTCATGGGTTAACTGGTAAAGTATCATTTTTAAACATCACCTCACAATATGAACTCGCAGATACCTACCGTTATCTCACAACAAAACAGGGGATATTCACTCTAACAGCTTTATATGAGCCATTTGGTTTGGCACCTATAGAAGCCATGAGCACTGGCTTGCCTGTCGTGGTAACCAAATACGGTGGTCCAAGCAATGTCTTAGAAAAACAAGGTGAAACATTTGGCGTACTTGTTGATGTCAAAGACCCAGAAGATGTCGCAGCTGGGTTTCATAAACTATTAGCCAATTACCATTACTATAAAACCCAAGGTAGAAAACGCGTACTGACAAACTACACTTGGAAAATCGCAGCGAAAAAGTATGAAGAAGCCATCAAGACATTTCGTATGCCATATGATAAAATAGAAATACCCAAGTATTTCTATTCCCAAAACGAAAGAGATATCGATAGCACTTTACTTAACACACAATACTTAGACACATAG
- a CDS encoding PfkB family carbohydrate kinase: protein MIKDVTKPNDILLVGEILIDIITTKNEKKHMFGGSPANITINLKKLGFTPYLCATIGNDDYGKFLNNVLQAENLSLKFIRRSNKPTSIVELNQTKDTPTPTFKRQADKDIILSEKLRNHLKNSKILHFTYWPLNDKPARDTINTLIQIAQDENVLIGFDPNFHSALTTDKENAINTIKDTFKKVDIIKPSLDDSKRIFGPDLTPEAYMEHYESYNIDLIILTLGKDGILVSYRKQRFSFHSMADEVVDATGAGDAFWSGLYGGLLTNHDIKEACIIGSICSAYNLKQVGALTNLPTINTLMNRLKEEQ, encoded by the coding sequence ATGATTAAAGATGTCACCAAGCCAAATGACATCTTACTTGTTGGGGAAATTTTAATTGATATTATCACCACAAAAAACGAAAAAAAACACATGTTTGGCGGAAGCCCTGCAAACATTACAATCAATCTTAAAAAACTCGGGTTTACCCCCTATCTTTGCGCTACAATAGGCAACGATGATTATGGTAAGTTTCTAAATAACGTCCTCCAAGCAGAAAACCTGTCATTAAAATTTATTAGGCGTTCAAATAAACCAACATCCATTGTAGAACTTAACCAAACAAAAGACACACCAACCCCAACATTTAAACGTCAAGCAGACAAAGATATCATTCTTTCTGAAAAACTTAGAAATCACTTAAAAAACAGTAAAATACTTCATTTTACCTACTGGCCATTAAATGATAAACCAGCCAGAGACACCATAAACACTTTAATCCAAATCGCTCAAGATGAAAATGTATTAATCGGTTTTGATCCTAACTTTCATAGTGCATTAACAACCGATAAAGAAAATGCCATAAACACCATTAAAGACACCTTTAAAAAGGTCGATATCATCAAACCAAGTTTAGACGATTCAAAGCGCATCTTTGGACCTGACTTAACACCAGAAGCATACATGGAACACTACGAATCTTACAATATCGATCTCATCATTCTTACCCTTGGTAAAGATGGCATATTGGTTTCTTATCGAAAACAACGTTTCAGCTTTCACTCAATGGCTGATGAAGTAGTAGATGCCACAGGTGCAGGAGATGCATTTTGGAGTGGCTTATATGGTGGACTTCTAACTAACCATGATATTAAAGAGGCCTGTATTATAGGCTCTATATGTAGCGCATACAACTTAAAACAAGTAGGCGCATTGACAAACTTGCCGACCATAAACACACTTATGAACCGGCTAAAGGAGGAACAATGA
- the pgmB gene encoding beta-phosphoglucomutase, translating into MIKGVIFDLDGVIVSTDDLHYKAWKKMADKENIPFDKTINNRLRGISRMASLNIILEKSEKTYSEEEKKDLTDFKNTYYRELLETLSKEDILPGIMDILTALKEAGIKLAIGSSSKNAKKILKKIELLEIFDAISDGTDITHSKPHPEVFLVAANKLELLPINLAVVEDAKSGIQAAKKARMLAFATGDAKDSEEKDHDFEALLDVVLKDHK; encoded by the coding sequence ATGATTAAAGGCGTAATTTTTGATTTAGATGGCGTAATCGTCTCAACAGATGATTTACATTACAAAGCATGGAAGAAAATGGCAGACAAAGAAAATATTCCCTTTGACAAGACAATCAATAACCGACTCAGAGGGATTTCCCGTATGGCCTCACTGAATATCATCCTCGAAAAATCAGAAAAAACTTACTCAGAAGAAGAAAAAAAAGACCTAACAGACTTTAAAAATACCTACTATCGTGAGTTACTTGAAACCTTATCAAAAGAGGATATATTACCAGGTATTATGGACATATTGACCGCGTTAAAAGAAGCGGGCATTAAACTTGCCATCGGTTCATCGAGTAAAAATGCAAAGAAAATTTTAAAGAAAATAGAACTGTTAGAAATCTTCGATGCCATCAGTGATGGTACGGATATTACACACTCAAAACCACATCCGGAAGTATTTTTAGTTGCCGCGAACAAACTTGAACTTCTTCCCATAAATCTAGCGGTTGTAGAGGATGCGAAAAGTGGTATACAAGCGGCTAAAAAAGCAAGAATGCTTGCGTTTGCTACTGGCGATGCGAAAGATTCAGAAGAAAAAGATCATGATTTTGAGGCATTATTAGATGTTGTCTTAAAGGACCACAAATGA
- a CDS encoding glycosyl hydrolase family 65 protein produces the protein MTEIGKHLYTSNQWQIIKKEFIKREAITDGSNFMIGNGYLGYRGTFSEDTKDNFVGCILSDTWDNADGKWEELCTVPNALYTAVYHNDSPITVDTNLIDFNRELDIKHGITKRETQHMIEKAVLSIKEEKFASMIHKSAIYMKYTLKSDTDLKVTIKTGLDTNIWSINGHHFKHEKLKSLDNALFIGTTNTYEDEVYVYEKLISSIDFKPDTKTVKKATIHLKENTPVTLYKIMMTLSSNDYEQPLKEIKDLYQSLPSYQEELTQHKLQWEALWEHYDIQISGDIFTQVAYRFNTYHAIIATPTHKSLPIGARGLSCQAYQGAAFWDQEIYNLPMYLHTNPDIAKQILIYRHNTLSGAKNKAQKHGYEGAFYAWISGKTGKELCPDFFFKDVITGRKIRNHFNLWQIHISPDIAYTVNKYYTVTHDDEFMNNYGIELVFEIARFIASRVVFMPRRNRYEIHQVQGPDEYHENIDNNAFTNYQALFTLKTALTYLNDFNQNTIDAIKESISLTQKEIALWEDIHDKLYIPKPNHHHVIEQFDGYFDLETIIPATDVKQRLINDEEYYGWPNGITVFTQCIKQPDVLQLFHLYPNLFDTKTLKANYEFYEPRTLHFSSLSPSIHAILAARLNKTNDLKKYMKKSLSIDIMNTNEAVSGGTFIGGMHTAANAAAWQIFVYGIAGFSQNEDTIIFNPHLPSNVTELSFKLVVFNHPATIKITQATLTIEFDHTLPDDIHLTVNNQTVKLTTNLTLNL, from the coding sequence ATGACAGAAATAGGTAAGCATTTATATACATCCAATCAGTGGCAAATCATCAAAAAAGAATTTATTAAAAGAGAAGCGATCACGGATGGTAGTAATTTTATGATTGGAAATGGTTATCTTGGATATAGAGGAACGTTTTCCGAAGATACCAAAGATAATTTTGTTGGCTGTATTCTAAGTGATACTTGGGATAATGCAGATGGAAAATGGGAAGAACTATGTACTGTTCCTAATGCCTTATATACCGCAGTTTATCATAATGATTCTCCTATCACAGTTGACACAAACTTAATTGATTTTAACCGAGAGCTTGATATCAAACACGGAATTACTAAACGCGAAACCCAGCATATGATTGAAAAAGCGGTACTCTCTATTAAAGAAGAGAAGTTTGCCAGTATGATTCATAAATCTGCTATATATATGAAGTATACATTGAAATCAGATACTGATCTCAAAGTAACAATTAAAACAGGATTGGATACCAATATTTGGAGTATTAATGGACATCACTTTAAACATGAAAAACTAAAATCACTGGATAATGCGTTATTTATTGGGACAACGAATACATATGAAGATGAGGTATATGTCTATGAAAAACTTATCTCCAGTATTGATTTTAAACCCGATACAAAAACAGTCAAAAAGGCAACAATTCACTTAAAAGAAAATACCCCTGTTACTTTGTATAAAATAATGATGACCTTATCATCAAATGACTATGAGCAACCGCTAAAAGAAATAAAAGACCTCTACCAGTCTCTCCCATCTTACCAAGAAGAATTAACCCAACACAAATTACAATGGGAAGCGTTATGGGAACACTATGACATCCAAATATCTGGTGATATCTTTACACAAGTCGCCTATCGTTTTAATACGTACCATGCGATTATTGCTACACCAACGCACAAATCACTGCCCATTGGCGCAAGAGGGCTTTCTTGTCAAGCGTATCAAGGCGCAGCTTTTTGGGATCAAGAAATCTATAATTTACCGATGTATCTGCACACAAATCCAGATATCGCAAAACAAATATTAATCTATCGCCACAACACATTAAGTGGGGCAAAAAACAAAGCACAAAAACATGGATATGAAGGTGCTTTTTACGCATGGATAAGTGGCAAAACTGGTAAAGAACTTTGCCCAGATTTCTTTTTTAAAGATGTTATCACTGGGCGTAAAATCCGTAACCATTTTAATTTGTGGCAAATACACATATCCCCAGATATTGCTTATACAGTGAATAAATACTATACTGTCACGCATGATGATGAGTTTATGAACAACTATGGTATTGAACTTGTATTTGAAATTGCACGATTTATTGCTTCACGTGTGGTCTTTATGCCAAGACGCAATCGTTATGAAATTCACCAGGTTCAAGGCCCAGATGAATACCACGAGAATATTGATAATAATGCCTTCACAAACTACCAGGCATTATTCACCTTAAAAACTGCCTTAACATATCTTAATGACTTTAATCAAAACACCATTGATGCCATAAAAGAATCAATATCCCTAACACAAAAGGAAATAGCGTTATGGGAGGACATTCACGATAAACTTTATATCCCAAAACCTAATCATCATCACGTTATTGAACAGTTTGATGGGTACTTTGATTTAGAGACAATCATTCCCGCAACAGACGTCAAACAGCGTCTAATAAATGATGAAGAATATTATGGATGGCCAAATGGCATTACCGTATTTACACAATGTATTAAACAGCCCGATGTCTTACAACTATTCCATTTATATCCTAACCTTTTTGATACGAAAACCCTGAAAGCAAACTATGAGTTCTATGAACCTAGAACACTCCATTTTTCTTCATTAAGTCCTTCAATACACGCAATATTAGCAGCCAGACTAAATAAAACAAACGACTTAAAAAAATACATGAAAAAGTCCTTATCAATTGACATAATGAACACCAATGAAGCCGTTAGTGGTGGGACATTTATCGGTGGTATGCACACCGCAGCCAACGCAGCCGCTTGGCAAATCTTTGTCTATGGTATTGCTGGATTCAGTCAAAATGAAGATACTATTATATTTAATCCACATCTTCCATCAAACGTTACAGAATTATCATTTAAACTGGTCGTATTTAATCATCCTGCAACCATAAAAATAACACAAGCAACACTTACCATTGAATTTGATCATACACTACCAGATGATATCCATTTAACCGTAAACAATCAAACTGTAAAACTAACCACGAACCTAACACTAAATTTATAG